Proteins found in one Thermaerobacter subterraneus DSM 13965 genomic segment:
- a CDS encoding multicopper oxidase family protein — MRVLRRRWTAALLAAGLALLAGCSSVGPAGPTAGGGDGAAPVDTAGSEMATAPAILRPDETGEIRLVAKPARLEVAPGVEKEVWAYNGSVPGPEIRVKQGETIRVRFKNELPVPTTIHWHGYPVPNEMDGVPGVTQNLVKPGEEFVYEFKATVAGTYMYHSHQESAEQVDRGLYGALVVEEPESAYDRDFTLILDEWTKAGESDAEPAGTDMDHGSMGGMSGQSSQGTEAQGMQGMQGMQGMQGMQGMQGMGDMPGMSGDTKNDGMGSPQDMSMPMHTMQYDIFTINGKSGSLVQPLTVKEGERVRIRLINMGYLRHDLHLHGHSFTVVARDGQPVAGGRPLKDQLISIAPGERVDIAFAADNPGTWYLEAHDAGAAAASGMKVAIAYDGASQQTGQPNETAQLPVVDLLNYGQDEQGPFTLDQEYDVQYTMELGTGMGENGVIYTINGKTFPDTPPIRVKEGDLVQVRIVNRSPTDEHPMHLHGHFFQVLSRNGKPLTGAPVIKDTLNVKPGEEYVIAFRADNPGNWVFHCHELHHAAGGMVTQVLYDGYVSNVQPEPDARPE; from the coding sequence ATGCGCGTGTTGCGGAGGAGATGGACCGCGGCGTTGCTTGCCGCGGGGCTGGCCTTGCTGGCCGGCTGCTCGAGCGTCGGACCGGCCGGCCCCACAGCGGGCGGCGGCGACGGCGCGGCACCGGTCGACACCGCCGGCAGCGAGATGGCGACGGCGCCGGCGATCTTGCGTCCCGATGAAACCGGTGAGATCCGCCTGGTGGCCAAGCCGGCGAGGCTGGAAGTCGCCCCGGGCGTCGAGAAGGAAGTCTGGGCCTACAACGGCAGCGTCCCGGGACCGGAAATCCGGGTCAAGCAGGGAGAGACGATTCGCGTGCGGTTCAAGAACGAGCTTCCGGTCCCGACGACGATCCACTGGCACGGGTATCCGGTCCCCAATGAAATGGATGGTGTACCGGGTGTGACGCAAAACCTGGTCAAGCCGGGCGAGGAGTTCGTATACGAGTTCAAGGCGACCGTTGCGGGGACGTACATGTACCATTCCCACCAGGAGAGCGCCGAACAGGTCGACAGGGGACTCTACGGTGCGCTGGTGGTGGAGGAACCCGAGTCCGCGTACGATCGTGATTTCACGCTGATTCTCGACGAGTGGACCAAGGCGGGAGAAAGCGACGCAGAGCCGGCCGGGACCGATATGGATCACGGGAGCATGGGGGGCATGTCCGGCCAATCGAGCCAGGGAACGGAAGCGCAGGGCATGCAGGGCATGCAGGGCATGCAGGGAATGCAGGGCATGCAGGGCATGCAGGGTATGGGCGACATGCCGGGCATGTCCGGGGACACGAAGAACGACGGGATGGGTAGCCCGCAGGATATGTCGATGCCCATGCACACGATGCAGTACGACATCTTCACCATCAACGGCAAGTCGGGTTCCCTGGTACAGCCCCTGACGGTGAAGGAAGGGGAACGGGTTCGGATCCGCCTGATCAACATGGGCTACCTCCGGCATGACCTGCATCTCCACGGGCATTCCTTCACCGTGGTGGCCCGCGACGGTCAGCCCGTGGCCGGGGGCCGACCGTTGAAGGATCAACTGATCTCGATCGCGCCCGGTGAGCGTGTCGACATCGCCTTTGCGGCGGACAATCCGGGTACGTGGTACCTTGAGGCCCACGACGCGGGCGCTGCGGCCGCTTCGGGGATGAAGGTGGCCATCGCCTACGACGGCGCCTCGCAGCAGACGGGCCAGCCCAACGAGACGGCACAGCTTCCGGTGGTCGATTTGCTGAATTATGGGCAGGATGAGCAGGGGCCCTTCACCCTGGACCAGGAATATGACGTCCAGTACACGATGGAGCTGGGCACGGGCATGGGCGAGAACGGGGTCATCTACACCATCAACGGCAAGACGTTCCCGGACACGCCGCCCATCCGCGTTAAGGAGGGCGATCTGGTACAGGTACGCATCGTGAACCGCTCCCCGACGGATGAGCACCCGATGCACCTCCATGGACACTTCTTCCAGGTTCTGAGCAGAAACGGAAAGCCGTTGACGGGTGCCCCGGTGATCAAGGACACGCTGAACGTCAAGCCCGGCGAAGAATACGTGATTGCCTTCCGTGCGGACAACCCGGGCAACTGGGTGTTCCATTGCCACGAGTTGCATCACGCCGCGGGCGGCATGGTGACACAGGTGCTCTACGACGGGTACGTCAGCAACGTGCAGCCGGAACCCGACGCCAGGCCGGAATGA